The Epilithonimonas zeae genome contains a region encoding:
- a CDS encoding glycosyltransferase family 117 protein — protein MKNWTFKQWNTILGWVIFVIAFITYLSTIEPNFSFWDCGEYISSAVKLEVTHAPGAALFQLVGAVVALFAFGDGQHYSLVINAMSALFSAFTILFLFWTITHLVRRLLNKEFENITIAEEIATLFAGAVGALCFTFSDTFWFSAVEGEVYAMASMFIALIVWLITKWENEYLEKDNERWIILLFFIIGLSVGVHMMCMLALPAVCLIYYTRNYKFTWKSFLIANAVTLVILAIVFKIIFPVIMTLFGKSEIFFVNGLGLPFHSGTVFAFVILVVLCYLFITYTRKTGKSLYQTIALSIVYMMIGFSCWLVIPIRAIANPPMNLNDPDNAIGMLDYYNREQYGDWPTLYGQNYTAYLDPNGIQKNEDGSYKTKKTGDTYERDAQTGRYRLVGEKFNYVFSEEHVGFLPRMFSEDKSVMPNYISMYGAPDFTFNYGNEQISESPEAKQFFDELRQKYENGTIKMDDYLKAKQFGIINVQKPTLAQNLDYFITFQNYYYFGRYLLWNFAGRQNDVEGHMENTNGNFITGIPFIDNNIWGDQSEMPAKFQNESTVKFFMLPLILGLLGFFFQLNRDFGRFYAILSLFILTSVGIVFYTGMKPFEPRERDYAMVGSFYAFAIWIGLGVASIYWLLQKKVKSKSAQIIVGVVLLGIPFMMGFQNYNVHDRSGRYTAYDYAYSSLKSLPKDGIMFVYGDNDTYPVWAIQETEEFRPDVKVVNFTLLSTPWNIDQVKRRTYNSMPVPSTLTHEDYREGSNDQVYMMTKDDWSNIFANLKEQGAPDTEFAAFRKYLTQDSITMKEAVNFLKMKSPEKDEIVKMIFGEERYQKFNFLPVSKFVLPVNVNNAVKSGIITPAEAQKAEKQIVIDYKGSSMFKNNMMMLDILANFDWKRPINFSSGGIYDGSNLFFLSNYLKFDGFSYRLVPIKTEESPDGELGMVNADELYNIVKNYRWGNFKDLKVHFDETCTQNIIGYRSSASRAAEALVLKGEKQKAIEVLDLASREIPVSKYNDPRSLSSIVYAYIVAGQEQKGLKLAEDLKKGIFEEYDYYTRLSPKFQVYAARQMKTKPMEYSLVVGAVSDAYNKIGQKDKGYEYLVNSLNVIDKRFNTFIKDLQEMGKEKAFKKADDVQKVTSFYSYLFDIMKDYDTTYEAEKMDNITKQLMKVTQ, from the coding sequence ATGAAGAATTGGACTTTTAAACAGTGGAACACCATCTTGGGATGGGTCATTTTTGTAATTGCATTTATCACTTATTTATCAACCATAGAACCCAATTTTAGTTTTTGGGATTGTGGAGAATATATTTCCTCAGCCGTTAAGTTGGAGGTTACCCACGCACCAGGAGCTGCTTTGTTTCAGTTAGTTGGAGCTGTTGTAGCATTATTTGCGTTTGGTGATGGTCAGCATTATTCTTTGGTAATTAATGCGATGTCTGCTTTGTTTAGTGCATTTACAATTCTGTTTTTATTCTGGACGATTACACATCTTGTAAGAAGATTGCTGAATAAAGAATTCGAAAATATAACAATTGCTGAAGAAATTGCAACTTTATTTGCAGGAGCAGTCGGCGCTTTGTGTTTTACATTTTCGGATACATTTTGGTTTTCTGCAGTTGAAGGTGAAGTTTATGCGATGGCAAGTATGTTTATTGCATTGATTGTCTGGCTGATTACAAAATGGGAAAATGAATACCTTGAAAAAGACAACGAGAGATGGATTATACTTTTATTCTTTATCATCGGATTGTCCGTAGGTGTGCATATGATGTGTATGTTGGCGCTGCCTGCAGTTTGTCTGATTTATTACACAAGAAATTATAAATTCACTTGGAAGTCATTTTTGATAGCAAATGCTGTAACTTTAGTTATTCTTGCCATTGTATTCAAAATTATTTTTCCTGTGATAATGACATTGTTTGGGAAATCTGAAATATTCTTTGTTAACGGATTAGGTTTGCCTTTCCACTCAGGGACAGTTTTCGCATTTGTTATTCTGGTTGTTCTTTGTTATTTGTTCATTACTTACACAAGAAAAACTGGGAAATCATTGTATCAAACTATTGCCTTATCTATAGTTTATATGATGATAGGCTTCTCTTGCTGGTTGGTAATCCCAATCCGGGCAATCGCCAATCCACCAATGAACCTTAATGACCCAGATAACGCCATCGGAATGTTGGATTATTACAATCGTGAACAGTACGGGGATTGGCCAACTTTGTACGGTCAAAACTACACGGCTTATCTAGACCCGAACGGTATCCAGAAAAATGAGGACGGAAGTTATAAAACGAAAAAAACGGGTGATACTTACGAAAGAGATGCTCAGACAGGACGTTATCGTTTGGTAGGAGAGAAGTTCAATTATGTGTTTAGTGAAGAGCACGTTGGTTTCTTGCCAAGGATGTTCAGTGAGGATAAATCGGTGATGCCAAATTATATTTCGATGTATGGTGCACCAGATTTTACTTTCAATTATGGTAATGAGCAAATCTCTGAAAGTCCTGAAGCGAAACAATTCTTTGATGAACTACGTCAGAAATACGAGAACGGAACGATTAAAATGGATGATTATCTGAAGGCGAAACAATTCGGAATTATCAATGTTCAGAAACCGACGTTAGCTCAGAATCTTGATTACTTCATTACGTTCCAGAATTATTATTACTTCGGTAGATATCTCCTTTGGAATTTTGCAGGCCGCCAGAATGATGTCGAAGGTCATATGGAAAATACGAATGGAAACTTCATTACAGGTATTCCTTTCATCGATAATAATATTTGGGGAGACCAAAGCGAGATGCCGGCTAAATTCCAGAATGAAAGTACGGTTAAATTCTTTATGTTACCTTTAATCTTAGGATTACTAGGTTTCTTCTTCCAACTAAATAGAGATTTCGGAAGATTCTATGCGATATTGTCTTTATTCATTTTAACCAGTGTCGGGATTGTATTCTATACAGGGATGAAACCATTTGAGCCTCGTGAAAGAGATTATGCGATGGTTGGCTCTTTCTATGCGTTTGCAATTTGGATTGGATTAGGTGTAGCTTCCATTTATTGGCTGCTTCAGAAAAAAGTGAAAAGTAAATCAGCTCAGATTATTGTAGGCGTGGTTTTGTTGGGAATTCCTTTTATGATGGGCTTCCAGAATTATAATGTTCACGACAGAAGTGGACGTTACACGGCTTACGATTACGCTTATTCAAGTTTGAAATCTTTGCCTAAAGACGGAATAATGTTCGTTTACGGTGATAATGATACCTATCCGGTTTGGGCCATTCAGGAGACTGAGGAATTTCGTCCAGACGTAAAAGTCGTGAATTTTACATTGTTATCTACGCCTTGGAATATCGATCAGGTTAAAAGAAGAACATATAACTCAATGCCTGTTCCATCAACTTTGACTCACGAAGATTATCGTGAAGGTTCCAACGATCAGGTTTATATGATGACGAAAGACGATTGGTCTAATATTTTTGCGAATCTAAAAGAACAGGGCGCACCGGATACAGAATTTGCAGCCTTCAGAAAATACCTGACTCAGGATTCGATTACAATGAAAGAAGCTGTTAACTTCCTGAAAATGAAATCGCCTGAAAAAGATGAAATTGTGAAAATGATTTTCGGAGAAGAGCGTTATCAGAAATTCAACTTCCTTCCGGTTTCTAAATTTGTACTTCCGGTGAATGTCAATAATGCTGTTAAATCAGGAATTATCACACCGGCCGAAGCGCAGAAAGCAGAAAAGCAAATCGTCATCGATTACAAAGGTTCTAGTATGTTCAAGAATAATATGATGATGTTGGATATCCTGGCGAACTTTGATTGGAAACGCCCAATTAACTTCTCAAGCGGTGGGATTTATGACGGAAGCAATCTATTCTTCTTGTCCAATTATCTTAAGTTTGATGGATTCAGCTACAGATTGGTTCCAATCAAAACCGAAGAGTCTCCGGATGGCGAGTTAGGAATGGTGAATGCGGACGAACTTTACAACATTGTGAAAAATTACAGATGGGGTAATTTCAAAGATTTGAAAGTCCATTTTGACGAAACTTGTACACAGAATATCATCGGTTACAGATCATCGGCAAGTAGAGCGGCTGAGGCTTTGGTTCTGAAAGGTGAGAAGCAAAAGGCAATTGAAGTTCTGGATTTGGCAAGTAGAGAAATTCCTGTTTCTAAATATAACGACCCAAGGTCTTTGAGTTCTATTGTTTATGCTTATATCGTTGCAGGACAAGAGCAAAAAGGACTGAAACTGGCAGAAGATCTTAAGAAAGGAATCTTCGAAGAGTACGATTATTACACAAGATTATCGCCAAAATTCCAGGTTTATGCAGCGAGACAGATGAAAACCAAACCAATGGAATATTCTTTGGTAGTTGGCGCGGTTTCCGATGCTTATAATAAAATTGGTCAGAAAGATAAAGGCTATGAATATCTTGTCAACTCTCTGAATGTTATCGATAAAAGATTCAATACATTCATTAAGGATTTGCAGGAGATGGGCAAAGAGAAAGCTTTCAAAAAAGCAGATGATGTACAGAAGGTAACATCGTTCTACTCGTATCTATTTGATATTATGAAAGATTACGATACGACTTACGAAGCTGAAAAGATGGATAACATCACAAAACAGCTGATGAAAGTCACGCAGTAG
- a CDS encoding DUF1697 domain-containing protein, which produces MTNFCAFLRGVNVKGTNMKMADVCKVFSDTGVQNVSSVLASGNILFQSDKDSIELKKILEKAMSGHFNYEAFLFIKDEDEINDILKNAPFPPIENFHNYIFLGSEKVEETLLEEFKKSNKAENEKGKIINNIFYWQVPKGQTLDSDFGKVLGKKSLKDKMTSRNTNTFEKIINKFNK; this is translated from the coding sequence ATGACCAATTTTTGTGCTTTCCTCCGTGGCGTCAATGTTAAAGGAACCAATATGAAAATGGCAGATGTCTGCAAAGTCTTTTCAGACACTGGCGTTCAAAATGTATCTTCGGTTTTGGCAAGCGGTAATATTCTATTTCAGTCTGATAAAGATTCTATTGAATTGAAGAAGATTCTGGAAAAAGCAATGTCAGGCCATTTCAATTACGAAGCTTTTCTCTTTATTAAGGACGAAGACGAAATCAACGACATTTTAAAAAATGCCCCATTTCCGCCAATTGAAAACTTTCATAATTATATTTTCCTTGGTTCAGAAAAAGTAGAAGAAACATTGTTGGAGGAATTCAAGAAATCAAATAAAGCAGAAAATGAAAAAGGCAAAATCATTAATAATATATTCTATTGGCAAGTTCCAAAAGGACAAACTTTGGATTCCGATTTTGGTAAAGTTCTTGGCAAGAAAAGCTTGAAAGATAAAATGACGAGCAGGAATACTAATACGTTTGAAAAGATTATTAATAAATTCAATAAATAG
- the kdsA gene encoding 3-deoxy-8-phosphooctulonate synthase encodes MIQYLDNIHHKDSKNFFLIAGPCAIEDETMALQIAEHIVKLSDKYNIPYIFKGSFRKANRSRVDSFTGIGDEKALKILKKVGETFNIPTTTDIHENGHAALAAEYVDVLQIPAFLVRQTDLLIAAAETGKAVTLKKGQFLSPEAMKFAVQKVKDSGNDKTAIIERGNTFGYSDLVVDFRGIPTMREYSPVILDVTHSLQQPNQNSGVTGGRPELIETIAKAGIAVGADGLFIETHPDPSIAKSDGANMLKLDLLDDLLGKLTRIREAIL; translated from the coding sequence ATGATACAATATTTAGATAATATTCATCACAAAGATTCCAAGAACTTTTTCCTGATTGCAGGACCTTGCGCAATCGAAGATGAAACTATGGCTTTGCAGATTGCAGAACATATTGTAAAGCTTTCTGACAAATACAATATTCCTTATATTTTCAAGGGGTCTTTCAGAAAGGCGAACAGAAGCCGTGTAGATTCTTTCACAGGAATCGGCGATGAGAAAGCTTTAAAGATTCTTAAAAAAGTGGGAGAAACTTTTAATATTCCTACGACAACAGATATTCACGAGAATGGGCACGCCGCTTTGGCAGCAGAATATGTGGATGTTTTGCAAATTCCGGCTTTCTTAGTTAGACAAACCGATTTGTTGATTGCGGCAGCAGAAACTGGAAAAGCAGTGACGCTTAAAAAAGGACAGTTTCTTTCACCAGAAGCAATGAAATTTGCTGTTCAGAAAGTGAAAGATTCCGGAAATGATAAAACGGCAATTATCGAAAGAGGAAATACTTTTGGTTACAGTGATTTGGTTGTAGATTTCCGTGGAATACCGACAATGAGGGAATATTCTCCGGTAATTTTGGATGTGACACATTCTCTTCAACAGCCGAATCAAAATTCGGGTGTGACAGGTGGAAGACCAGAGTTGATTGAAACAATTGCCAAAGCGGGAATTGCAGTGGGAGCTGACGGATTGTTCATTGAAACTCATCCAGACCCATCTATTGCGAAATCTGATGGTGCGAATATGTTAAAATTAGATTTGCTTGATGACTTGCTTGGAAAACTGACAAGAATCAGAGAAGCGATATTATAA
- a CDS encoding TonB-dependent receptor plug domain-containing protein: MKTSPKSQTVNILFLPVANTTEIQEVVFQKKGIRKTNDLTSVEISVKEAREVASLGGGVEGLLKSLPSVNSNSELSSQIMVRGGNYDENLIYINDVELYRPFLIRNSLQEGMSIINPDMVGMINFSAGGFEPRYGDKMSSALNIYYRQPEKFELSGEASLIGGRLTTGFASKDKKFTGLVSARYRNTNLVLNTLNEDTDFNPRYMDLQTYLNYQFNEKWSLSFLGYYAKNDYQMVPKQKEVDFGSLLQPLKLTVFYNGQEDDQYKNMMGTVSVNFKPSKKWQFSLDNFAYQNREREYYSLASGYILEAFDEEGNPVAGYDAGGQIDHARNDLLVRVAGSQFRTKFSPDVNTDIEVGAKFERETIKDFTNEWQFVDSIGYSNPRDFVIPGNLDTSDLNLKYYIAGQNNITPTRISAYAQFSKKFYWGSNRIFVNGGARVQNWSYNKETLFSPRAQFAIKPNWDMDMLFRVSGGVYYQAPFYKEIKDLTGSFNSDIKAQKSYQIIIANDYEFKIGNNDNRKPFKLTTEAYYKKMENLIPYYLDNVRVRYSGKNNAEGYAYGLDARLFGQFVPGVDSWISASYARVYENIEGMGYIPRPTDQRFRFSMFYQDYMPKFPSMRVNLTLTYASGLPSGTPVLFDSAGLPDYLAAYRYQKTLPAYKRVDIGLTKVFIDQKDNKASGNFWGKFKELTLGVQIFNAFNINNTIANQWISDVNSSPQLYYPVPVRLTGRFFNVKLEFKL; this comes from the coding sequence ATCAAAACATCGCCAAAATCTCAAACGGTCAATATTCTTTTCTTGCCAGTCGCAAATACGACGGAAATTCAGGAAGTTGTTTTCCAAAAAAAAGGAATTCGTAAAACCAATGATTTGACTTCGGTTGAGATATCTGTGAAAGAGGCGAGAGAAGTTGCGTCTTTAGGAGGTGGGGTGGAAGGTCTTTTGAAAAGTTTACCTTCTGTCAATTCCAATTCCGAGCTGTCTTCCCAGATTATGGTAAGAGGTGGGAATTATGATGAGAACTTAATTTACATCAATGATGTTGAGCTTTATCGTCCGTTTTTGATCCGTAACTCTTTGCAGGAAGGGATGAGTATCATCAATCCTGATATGGTGGGGATGATCAACTTTTCTGCAGGTGGATTTGAACCAAGATATGGTGATAAAATGTCGTCTGCGCTTAATATCTATTACAGACAGCCAGAAAAATTCGAACTTTCCGGAGAAGCAAGTTTGATTGGCGGAAGATTGACAACAGGTTTTGCGTCAAAAGATAAAAAATTCACAGGATTAGTTTCTGCAAGATATAGAAATACCAATTTAGTTCTTAACACTTTGAATGAAGATACAGATTTCAATCCACGTTACATGGATTTGCAGACTTATCTTAATTATCAGTTCAATGAAAAATGGTCTTTGTCTTTCTTAGGCTATTACGCGAAGAACGATTATCAGATGGTTCCTAAGCAGAAAGAAGTGGATTTTGGAAGTCTTTTACAACCTCTAAAACTGACTGTTTTCTACAACGGGCAGGAAGATGATCAGTACAAGAATATGATGGGGACGGTGAGTGTTAACTTCAAGCCTAGTAAGAAATGGCAATTTAGTCTAGATAATTTCGCTTATCAAAACAGAGAAAGAGAATACTATTCTTTGGCTTCTGGCTACATTTTGGAAGCATTTGATGAGGAAGGTAATCCTGTTGCTGGTTATGATGCAGGTGGACAAATCGATCACGCAAGGAATGACTTATTGGTTAGAGTGGCTGGTTCTCAATTCAGAACCAAATTCTCTCCGGATGTCAATACAGATATCGAAGTAGGCGCAAAATTTGAAAGAGAAACGATTAAAGATTTCACCAATGAATGGCAATTTGTAGATTCTATCGGTTATAGCAATCCAAGAGATTTTGTCATTCCGGGAAATCTTGATACTTCTGATCTTAATCTTAAATATTATATCGCAGGACAGAATAATATCACACCAACAAGAATTTCTGCCTATGCCCAATTCTCGAAAAAATTCTATTGGGGAAGCAACAGAATCTTTGTTAATGGTGGAGCGAGAGTACAGAACTGGAGTTATAATAAAGAAACCTTATTTAGTCCAAGAGCACAATTTGCCATCAAACCAAATTGGGATATGGATATGTTGTTCCGAGTTTCCGGAGGTGTTTACTATCAGGCGCCTTTTTATAAGGAGATTAAGGATTTGACAGGAAGTTTTAATTCTGATATCAAAGCTCAAAAATCTTATCAAATTATCATAGCCAACGACTACGAATTCAAAATTGGAAATAATGATAACAGAAAGCCTTTCAAATTAACAACGGAAGCTTACTATAAGAAAATGGAGAATCTGATTCCATATTATCTTGATAATGTGCGAGTAAGATATTCTGGTAAAAATAATGCGGAAGGTTATGCTTATGGATTAGATGCAAGATTATTCGGTCAATTTGTTCCGGGAGTAGATTCTTGGATTTCTGCAAGTTATGCGAGAGTGTATGAAAATATTGAAGGGATGGGATATATTCCTAGACCTACAGATCAGCGTTTCCGTTTCTCTATGTTCTATCAGGATTATATGCCGAAGTTTCCAAGTATGAGAGTTAATTTGACTTTGACTTACGCAAGTGGATTGCCTTCTGGAACACCGGTTTTGTTTGATTCTGCAGGTTTGCCAGATTATTTGGCGGCTTATCGTTATCAAAAAACTTTACCAGCTTACAAGCGTGTTGATATTGGTTTGACGAAAGTTTTCATCGATCAGAAAGACAACAAGGCAAGTGGTAACTTCTGGGGCAAATTCAAGGAATTAACTTTGGGTGTTCAGATTTTCAATGCGTTTAATATCAATAATACAATTGCTAATCAATGGATAAGCGATGTGAATTCGTCTCCACAATTATATTATCCTGTACCAGTTAGATTGACGGGAAGATTCTTCAATGTCAAATTGGAATTCAAATTGTAG
- a CDS encoding C40 family peptidase, protein MNKGICNVSIAPLRADSSDKSEIVSQLLYGESADIIEVKDNWTKIITHYDNYEAWMDTKQISPVSDEFVASRKRNLVKEPFQSTMTESGKVLLSMGSEVNFETTAPTRGRDLSESIVNCAKEFLNVPYLWGGKSFFGIDCSGFTQIIYKIHGIKIPRDTYQQAEIGDALTFIEEGKPGDLAFFENKEGRIHHVGIILADQKIIHAHGKVRIDSLDTSGIFNKDQNKHTHKLRFIRSYF, encoded by the coding sequence ATGAATAAAGGCATTTGCAATGTTTCCATCGCGCCACTAAGAGCGGACAGTTCTGACAAAAGCGAAATCGTATCCCAACTACTTTACGGTGAATCTGCGGATATCATCGAAGTTAAAGACAACTGGACCAAAATCATAACGCATTATGATAATTACGAAGCTTGGATGGATACGAAACAAATTTCGCCTGTTTCTGATGAGTTTGTTGCATCAAGAAAAAGAAACCTTGTGAAAGAACCTTTTCAATCTACAATGACAGAAAGTGGAAAAGTACTTTTATCAATGGGTTCTGAAGTCAATTTTGAAACTACAGCACCAACACGCGGACGTGACCTCAGCGAAAGCATTGTTAACTGTGCCAAAGAATTTCTAAACGTTCCTTATTTGTGGGGCGGAAAAAGCTTTTTCGGGATAGATTGTAGTGGTTTTACACAAATCATTTATAAAATCCACGGTATTAAAATTCCACGAGATACTTATCAGCAAGCGGAAATTGGAGACGCTTTAACTTTTATTGAAGAAGGTAAACCCGGCGACCTTGCTTTCTTTGAAAATAAAGAAGGAAGAATCCATCACGTTGGAATTATCTTAGCAGATCAAAAAATCATCCACGCTCACGGAAAGGTAAGAATTGACAGTTTAGACACAAGCGGAATCTTCAACAAAGACCAAAATAAGCATACCCATAAATTGAGATTCATTAGGTCTTATTTTTAA
- a CDS encoding O-methyltransferase: MSYFEELDKEMDRYLEETASEEPAILKKLRKETYQKTTQPHMISGYLQGRLLSILSHIIQPKNVLEIGTFTGYAALSMAEGLPKDGKIYTIDKNEDLAYIPQKYFAESDYKDQIKFILGDAKEEIKKLDKVWDLIFIDADKESYLEYLKLIKPNLRSGSIILIDNVLWYGKVLENKPKDKQTEQIKLVNKIIAEDSDFENLILPLRDGLHLIRKK; the protein is encoded by the coding sequence ATGAGTTATTTCGAAGAATTAGATAAAGAAATGGACAGATACTTGGAAGAAACCGCTTCCGAAGAACCTGCCATTCTCAAAAAATTAAGAAAGGAAACCTATCAAAAGACTACACAACCACATATGATTTCCGGTTATCTGCAAGGTCGTCTTTTGAGTATTTTATCACATATTATTCAGCCAAAAAATGTTTTGGAAATCGGAACTTTTACAGGTTACGCTGCTTTGAGTATGGCGGAAGGCTTACCGAAAGATGGGAAAATCTACACAATTGACAAAAATGAAGACTTAGCCTATATTCCACAAAAATATTTTGCAGAAAGCGATTATAAAGACCAAATCAAATTCATACTTGGAGATGCAAAAGAAGAAATCAAAAAACTGGATAAAGTTTGGGATTTGATTTTCATAGACGCAGACAAGGAAAGCTATCTGGAATATTTGAAACTCATCAAACCCAATCTCCGCTCGGGAAGTATCATTTTGATTGACAACGTTCTCTGGTACGGAAAAGTCCTTGAAAACAAACCGAAAGACAAGCAAACCGAACAAATCAAACTCGTGAATAAAATCATTGCTGAAGATTCTGATTTCGAAAATCTAATCTTACCTTTGCGAGACGGATTACACTTGATTAGAAAGAAATAA
- a CDS encoding OmpA/MotB family protein — MRLFKILTITAVGLSLASCVSKKQFDALNLNYKQCIEDAGERMRQIQDLKGENSSLKGQNDLLVGQNNALKSSLDACLSNAGKGSANIDKLVGEINASNAYIKQLISGKSKNDSLNLALSNKLKRSLDNVADQDVDVKVLKGVVLISLSDKMLYQVGKYDIQPAAADVLAKVAKVINDYDTYSVLIEGNTDNTPLNSANAPRDNWDLSALRATAVAKVLQNQFGVNPNRITAGGRSEYNPKTTNASVSGRGENRRTEIIIMPKLDEFMKLMDIAPVKK, encoded by the coding sequence ATGAGATTATTTAAAATCTTGACCATTACAGCCGTGGGACTTTCCCTTGCTTCTTGTGTCAGCAAAAAACAATTCGATGCACTTAATCTGAACTACAAACAATGTATAGAAGATGCGGGTGAAAGAATGCGCCAAATCCAAGATTTGAAAGGAGAAAACTCTTCTCTAAAAGGTCAGAATGACTTGCTAGTTGGACAAAACAACGCTCTTAAATCCAGTTTGGATGCTTGTTTATCTAACGCAGGAAAAGGTTCTGCAAACATTGATAAATTAGTTGGAGAAATCAACGCTTCCAATGCTTACATCAAACAATTGATTTCTGGAAAAAGCAAAAACGACAGTTTGAATTTGGCTTTATCTAATAAGTTGAAACGTTCTCTTGACAACGTTGCAGACCAAGATGTAGATGTGAAAGTTCTAAAAGGAGTTGTATTGATTTCATTATCAGACAAAATGCTTTACCAAGTTGGAAAATATGACATCCAACCAGCTGCAGCAGATGTTTTAGCAAAAGTTGCTAAAGTAATCAATGATTACGATACTTATAGTGTTTTGATTGAAGGTAACACAGATAACACGCCATTGAACAGTGCCAACGCGCCAAGAGACAACTGGGATCTTTCCGCATTGAGAGCGACAGCAGTTGCGAAAGTTCTACAAAATCAGTTTGGTGTGAATCCTAACAGAATCACTGCTGGTGGTAGATCAGAGTACAATCCTAAGACAACTAACGCATCAGTTTCCGGACGTGGAGAAAACCGTAGAACGGAGATCATCATTATGCCAAAATTGGATGAGTTTATGAAGTTGATGGATATCGCTCCAGTGAAAAAATAA
- the tilS gene encoding tRNA lysidine(34) synthetase TilS — protein MLHQPQQKTYLLAVSGGVDSMVLADLFQVSGFNFHIAHINYHLRNGDSNLDQKLVSGFCERHQIPLHLYEVSKVDKKPENSIQNWARELRYRFFREIQQKQNLDFLVTAHHLNDQLETFIINLSKASGIRGLSGIPKNENGIIRPLLDFSKDEIYDFAKKNQIEFREDQSNQKTDYLRNKIRHNIVPELEKINPDFLTNFSKSIYYINQAKDFINESVTEKIEALKINSNKNQIIIDKQTFSEESELIRYEILKRFGFNDENEMQKVLSAHTGSSFFNSEFHLIINRNELIFSDKLEVRSEDSEEVLLEIVDYEIVIPQNIKSEIQEFGTCFWKIDKNKIQLPLKLRKKQEGDLFFPIGMIGKKKISKFFKDEKLSILAKQKIWLLCDTNDQILGVLPFRQDGRFSSENSNSLEVKI, from the coding sequence ATGCTTCACCAACCACAACAAAAAACATACCTTTTGGCTGTAAGTGGAGGAGTGGACTCTATGGTTTTGGCTGATTTATTTCAGGTTTCAGGATTTAATTTTCATATTGCTCACATCAATTATCACCTTCGTAATGGGGATTCTAACCTTGACCAAAAGCTGGTTTCCGGATTTTGTGAAAGACATCAAATTCCTTTGCATTTATACGAAGTTTCAAAAGTTGATAAGAAACCGGAAAATTCAATCCAAAATTGGGCGAGAGAGTTGCGATATCGTTTTTTTCGAGAAATTCAGCAAAAACAAAATCTTGACTTTTTAGTCACGGCACATCATCTGAATGACCAATTGGAAACATTTATCATTAATCTTTCCAAAGCTTCCGGAATCCGAGGCTTAAGTGGGATTCCCAAAAATGAAAACGGAATCATTCGTCCTCTTCTTGATTTTTCTAAAGACGAAATTTATGATTTTGCAAAAAAGAATCAAATTGAATTTCGAGAAGATCAATCCAATCAGAAAACGGATTACCTAAGAAATAAAATCCGACACAATATTGTTCCGGAATTGGAAAAAATTAATCCAGATTTTTTGACCAATTTCTCAAAAAGCATCTATTACATCAATCAAGCTAAAGATTTTATTAATGAATCTGTGACTGAAAAAATTGAAGCTCTCAAAATAAATTCTAACAAAAATCAAATCATCATTGATAAACAAACATTCTCAGAAGAATCTGAATTGATTCGATATGAGATATTGAAAAGATTTGGTTTCAATGATGAAAACGAAATGCAGAAAGTTCTGTCAGCTCACACCGGAAGTTCATTTTTCAATTCTGAATTTCACTTAATTATTAATCGCAACGAATTGATTTTTAGTGATAAACTAGAAGTCAGAAGTGAGGATTCAGAAGAAGTTTTGCTTGAAATTGTTGATTATGAAATCGTAATTCCTCAAAATATTAAAAGTGAGATTCAGGAATTCGGTACTTGTTTTTGGAAAATTGATAAAAATAAGATTCAATTGCCTTTGAAATTGAGAAAAAAACAAGAAGGTGATTTGTTTTTTCCTATCGGAATGATTGGTAAAAAGAAAATTTCGAAGTTTTTTAAGGATGAAAAATTGTCTATTTTAGCCAAGCAAAAAATCTGGCTTCTTTGTGATACGAATGACCAAATCTTAGGTGTATTGCCTTTTCGGCAAGACGGGAGATTCAGTTCTGAAAATTCGAATTCTCTGGAAGTAAAAATTTAA